From Lewinellaceae bacterium:
AACATTGGCGAGAACACTCCTCAAATCTTATTGCCCGTAGTCCTTTTCCTGGTCACCGGCATGGCCAGCCTCATCTTTGCCGTTCTTTCGGCCCGGCCCAAGGTCACTACCCTCAACCGGGAGGGCGCGCCGATGGAAGAGATACGCCGCAATGTGGTCTTCTTCGGCAATTTTGTCCACCTGCGCCCCGACCAGTTCGAGCAAGCCATGGAAGAGGTGTTCAACGACAGCGAACTGCTCTACGGCAATATGGTGCGCGACCTGTACTACCTCGGCAAGGTGCTGGACAAAAAATACCGGTACCTGTCGATATCCTATAATATTTTTATGGTCGGCTTCATCGCAACCGTTGGAACCTTCCTGATTGCGTTGTTTAGCTGATAAACCTCCCTAACCATGGTCGAAACATTTGCCACTCCCCTGCTCAAAAAACTGCACGCCGCTGTAAAGGAATTTCTGGAAACGGAGGTTTACCCCAACGAGCTGCGGTGGCTGAGGTCGCCCTTTCAGCAGGTGGAGTCCGAAATCCGCAGCCTGCGGGACAAAGCCCGGGCCACCGGCGCCTGGAACCCGCACTTGCCTGAGGAGCACGGCGGGGCGGGGCTGGGCCTCTCCGGATTCGGGCAGCTCAGCGAGCTGCTGGGCACTACCCCTTTCGGCCACCTGTCTTTCAATTGCCAGGCTCCGGATGCCGGCAATACGGAGCTGTTGCTGGAATACGGCTCTCCCGATATCCGGCGGAAATACCTGGACCCGCTGCTCGCCGGCGACATCCGTTCCTGCTTTGCCATGACCGAGCCGGCCTACGCCGGCTCCAACCCGGTGCGCATGAGCACTACGGCGGTGCGCGACGGGGAGGATTACGTCATCAACGGCCATAAATGGTTTACCTCCTCGGCCGACGGGGCATCCTTTTCCATCGTCATGGCCGTCACCAACCCGGAGGCGGACAACCCCTACCAGCGAGCCAGCATGATCATCGTGCCTACCGATAATCCCGGCTTCAGGCTGGTGCGCAACATTCCGGTCATGGGCCATACCGGGGAGGGCTGGCACAGCCACGCCGAAATCCGCCTGGAGGAAGTGCGGGTGCCCAAAAGCAACCGCCTGGGCGCCGAAGGGGAAGGTTTCAAGCTGGCGCAGCAGCGCCTGGGCCCCGGCCGCATCCACCACTGCATGCGCTGGATCGGCATCTGCGAGCGGGCCTTCGACATGATGTGCCGCCGCGCCGCCACCCGCGAGATCGGCGGCGGGAGAATGCTGGGCGACCAGCAGATGGTGCAGGCCTGGATAGCCGAAAGCCGCGCCGAGATCGACGCTGCCCGCTACATGGTGCTGCACACCGCCATCAAAATGGAAAAAGAAGGCCAACGCGCCGCCAGCATGGATGTTTCCGCCATTAAATTTTTCGTTGCCGGCGTCATGCAAAGGGCCATCGACCGCGCTTTGCAGGTGCACGGCGCCCTGGGCATCACCGACGATACCATCCTCTCTTATTTCTACCGGGAAGAGCGGGGCGCCCGCATTTACGACGGGCCGGACGAGGCGCATAAGGCCTCGCTGGCGCGGAAGATTCTGAAGGGGTATGGGTTGGGGGGGAAGGGGTGATAAGGATAATCAATTCGCCGACCCCTGCGCAGATTCGATACAGTTAGGCACGACGAAAGAATAAACTGTCCATTCTGGCTTGTCCTTTTTGCGCCATGCTGCGTTGCTCATCACTCAGGTAGCTTTGGC
This genomic window contains:
- a CDS encoding acyl-CoA dehydrogenase family protein, translating into MVETFATPLLKKLHAAVKEFLETEVYPNELRWLRSPFQQVESEIRSLRDKARATGAWNPHLPEEHGGAGLGLSGFGQLSELLGTTPFGHLSFNCQAPDAGNTELLLEYGSPDIRRKYLDPLLAGDIRSCFAMTEPAYAGSNPVRMSTTAVRDGEDYVINGHKWFTSSADGASFSIVMAVTNPEADNPYQRASMIIVPTDNPGFRLVRNIPVMGHTGEGWHSHAEIRLEEVRVPKSNRLGAEGEGFKLAQQRLGPGRIHHCMRWIGICERAFDMMCRRAATREIGGGRMLGDQQMVQAWIAESRAEIDAARYMVLHTAIKMEKEGQRAASMDVSAIKFFVAGVMQRAIDRALQVHGALGITDDTILSYFYREERGARIYDGPDEAHKASLARKILKGYGLGGKG